A region of Paractinoplanes abujensis DNA encodes the following proteins:
- a CDS encoding substrate-binding domain-containing protein, protein MQTRPAPPSSRGRDHRSPVVGVVAQNTTLYGPASMVQAIGDASLDADLPVTIGHVSGDDAAGASRRLVRRLTGQGVAGLIVIAPVDAAADMLQAVPAGLPVVTVDGPPGCPAPDVSVDQHAGGVLATRHLLANGHRTVWHVAGPEQWHGSRAREAGWRAALAEAGVSAPPTVRADWSAASGYRCGRLLAENPACTAVFAANDDIALGVMRAMTERGRRIPEDVSVVGFDDVPEAGYTFPGLTTVRQEFADVGREALRLLLDQLGSGRHTTESVRLKPVLMPRGTVTSRTTAPRDRH, encoded by the coding sequence ATGCAGACACGTCCTGCGCCGCCCAGTTCCCGCGGCCGCGACCACCGCTCCCCCGTTGTCGGCGTGGTCGCGCAGAACACCACGCTCTACGGTCCGGCCAGCATGGTGCAGGCCATCGGCGACGCCAGCCTCGACGCCGACCTGCCGGTCACGATCGGCCACGTCTCCGGTGACGACGCGGCCGGGGCCTCGCGCCGGCTCGTGCGCCGGCTGACCGGCCAGGGCGTCGCCGGGCTGATCGTGATCGCGCCGGTCGACGCGGCCGCCGACATGCTCCAGGCCGTGCCGGCGGGCCTGCCCGTGGTGACGGTGGACGGCCCACCCGGCTGTCCCGCCCCCGACGTCTCGGTCGACCAGCACGCGGGCGGGGTGCTGGCCACGCGTCACCTGCTGGCCAACGGCCACCGTACGGTCTGGCACGTCGCCGGCCCCGAGCAGTGGCACGGCAGCCGTGCGCGCGAGGCGGGCTGGCGGGCGGCCCTGGCCGAGGCCGGAGTGTCCGCCCCGCCCACCGTGCGCGCCGACTGGTCGGCCGCCTCGGGTTACCGCTGCGGCCGACTGCTGGCCGAGAACCCGGCGTGCACTGCCGTGTTCGCCGCCAACGACGACATCGCGCTCGGTGTGATGCGGGCGATGACCGAGCGCGGCCGCCGCATCCCGGAGGACGTGAGCGTGGTCGGCTTCGACGACGTGCCCGAGGCCGGTTACACGTTCCCCGGCCTCACCACCGTGCGTCAGGAGTTCGCCGACGTAGGGCGGGAGGCGCTGCGCCTGCTCCTCGACCAGCTCGGCTCGGGGCGGCACACCACCGAGTCCGTACGGCTGAAACCGGTCCTCATGCCCCGCGGGACGGTGACGTCCAGGACCACCGCTCCGCGCGATCGACACTGA